From Carettochelys insculpta isolate YL-2023 chromosome 3, ASM3395843v1, whole genome shotgun sequence, a single genomic window includes:
- the ODC1 gene encoding ornithine decarboxylase: protein MNSFNSEEFDFAFLEEGFTARHIVDQKINDVSSSDDKDAFYVADLGDILKKHLRWYKALPRVTPFYAVKCNDSKAVVKTLAALGAGFDCASKTEIQLVQNTGVPPERIIYANPCKQVSQIKHAANSGVQMMTFDSEVELMKVTRAHPKAKLVLRIATDDSKAACRLSVKFGATLKTSRLLLERAKELDLDVIGVSFHVGSGCTDPETFVQAISDARCVFDMGAELGFSMYLLDIGGGFPGSEDVKLKFEEITSVINPALDKYFPCDSGIRIIAEPGRYYVASAFTLAVNIIAKKVVLKEQSGSDDEDDANGKTFMYYVNDGVYGSFNCVLFDHAHVKPVLQKRPKPDEGCYSCSIWGPTCDGLDRIIERLAMPELQVGDWMLFENMGAYTVAAASTFNGFQRPAIYYVMSRPAWQLMQQIKERGFLAEVEEQDVGTLPLSCAWESGIEHHPANCASTSINV from the exons ATGAACAGCTTCAACAGTGAGGAGTTTGACTTCGCCTTCCTTGAGGAAGGCTTTACTGCCAGGCATATTGTAGACCAAAAAATAAATGATGTTTCTTCCTCT gatGATAAAGATGCTTTCTATGTTGCTGATCTTGGGGATATTCTAAAGAAGCATTTAAGATGGTACAAAGCACTCCCTCGAGTCACACCTTTTTATGCTGTCAAATGTAATGATAGTAAAGCTGTAGTGAAGACGCTTGCTGCTCTCGGTGCAGGGTTTGATTGTGCAAGTAAG aCTGAAATCCAGTTGGTGCAGAACACTGGTGTACCTCCAGAGCGAATAATATATGCAAATCCTTGTAAGCAAGTTTCTCAAATTAAACATGCTGCAAACAGTGGTGTGCAGATGATGACTTTTGATAGTGAAGTAGAGCTAATGAAAGTTACAAGAGCTCATCCGAAGGCAAA GCTCGTCTTGCGCATTGCAACTGATGACTCCAAAGCAGCTTGTCGTCTGAGTGTGAAATTTGGCGCTACCCTGAAAACTAGCAGACTTCTTCTGGAGCGGGCAAAAGAACTTGACCTTGATGTTATTGGAGTCAG CTTCCATGTTGGAAGTGGCTGTACTGATCCAGAGACATTTGTTCAAGCTATTTCTGATGCCCGTTGTGTCTTTGATATGGGA GCAGAGCTTGGTTTCAGTATGTATCTGCTTGATATTGGTGGTGGTTTTCCTGGTTCTGAAGATGTTAAGCTTAAATTTGAAGAG ATCACTAGTGTAATCAATCCAGCCCTGGACAAATACTTTCCTTGTGATTCCGGAATAAGAATTATTGCAGAGCCTGGCAGATACTATGTTGCATCAGCTTTTACACTGGCTGTTAACATAATTGCAAAAAAAGTTGTACTAAAGGAGCAGTCGGGTTCTGATG ATGAAGATGATGCTAATGGCAAAACTTTTATGTACTATGTGAATGATGGAGTGTATGGGTCATTCAACTGCGTCCTGTTTGATCATGCACATGTTAAGCCAGTCTTGCAAAAG AGACCTAAACCAGATGAGGGCTGTTATTCCTGTAGCATATGGGGACCAACATGTGATGGCCTGGATCGTATCATTGAGCGCTTGGCTATGCCAGAGTTGCAAGTTGGTGACTGGATGCTGTTTGAAAACATGGGTGCCTACACAGTTGCAGCTGCTTCCACTTTCAATGGATTCCAGAGACCAGCAATATATTATGTGATGTCAAGGCCAGCATG GCAATTAATGCAGCAGATTAAGGAGCGAGGCTTCCTTGCTGAAGTGGAGGAGCAGGATGTTGGTACTTTGCCACTGTCATGTGCCTGGGAAAGCGGAATTGAACATCATCCGGCAAATTGTGCTTCAACTAGTATTAATGTATAG